The region ACATATTTCATAATATAATGGTAACGAATTTTCCAGATGAAGTTGAAAGGCACCTGGTCAACCGCTTTACCTATTTTGTTGTCAAGATATAGGGACTGGACTGCATAAGTAAGTCTGGAGATACCTTCAGCTTTAGAAAGCAATACTCAACCTTTCATGGATAAATCTCTCTGCAACCAATGACTCAacttattttttgttttttcaaTAATAGGTATAAAATTGAATGAGCATCTTTCCTGTTGATCCTTAGATATGGTAATCCCAAGGTATGTAAGGTAAGGCGAAATTGGGCAACCTTGCCTAATTcctcttttcaaatcaaatctaggAGAAGTGCCATGCTTTAATTTAATTGAACTGTTCCCATTCATGTAAAGAGTTTTAATAGTACTACAAAATAATTCCCCCAAATCAAATTTCTCAAGGGAGAGAAATAGAAACTCATGTTCCACTGTATCGAAGGCTTTATAAAAGTCTAGGAAGACAATAAAACTATCTTCGAAGATTAAATCAGAATAGTCAATAAGGTCTAACACCAGTCGGATAATATTAGATATATGTCTATTCCTCATGAAGCCAGATTGGGTCTCTTCAATACTGCCTTCATTCTTTATAGAGGCTAATATTTTGTAGTCATTATTGAGCAGACAGACTGAATGCCAATTATTGAGTAGAAGCAAGTCTTTCCTGGGCTTATGTATTAATGTAATCAGACCTTGAGTCAAACTGGGAGGGAGAGCATTATTTGTAATGCATTAAGaaaagacctccaacagaaatggGGCCAACTGTTGAGAAAAAGTTAGTTTTGGCAGgtcggtgaggacatctactttgtgcatgacacaagtcatttttccaacaattgtttacagacagattatttcacttataatttactgtatcacaattccagtgggtcagaagtttacgtagactaagttgactgtgactttaaacagcttagaaaattccagaaaaggatgccatggctttagaagcttctgataggctaattgacataatttcagtcaattgcaggtgtacctgtggatatatttcaaggtctaccttcaaactcagtgcctctttacttgacatcatgggaaaatctaaataaatcagccaagacctcagaaaaaaattgtatacctccacaagtctgattcatcgaacaatttccaaatgccggaaggtaccacgttcatctgtataaacaatagtacgcaagtataaacaccatgggaccacgcagccatcataccgctcaggaaggagacacgttctgtctcctagagatgaacgtactttggtgcgaaaagtgcaaatcaatcccagaacaacagcaaaggaccttgtgaagatgctggaggaaacaggtacaaaagtatctatatccacagtaaaacgagtcctatatcgacataacctggaaggccgctcagcaaggaagaagccactgctccaaaagcgctataaaaaggccagactatggtttgcaactgcacacgtggacaaagatcgtactttttggagaaatgtcctctggactgatgaaacaaaaatagaactgtttggccataatgacgatcgttatgtttagaggaaaaagagggaggcttgcaagccgaagaacaccatcgcaaccgtgaagcactggggtggcagcatcatgttgtgggggtgctttgccaaatggcttaaggacaacaaagtcaagatattggagtggccatcacaaagccctgacctcaatcctgtagaaaatctgtgggcagaactgaaaaagcatgtgcgagcaaggaggccttcaaacctggctcagttacacctgctctgaggaggaatgggccaagattcacccaacttattgtgggaagcttgtggaagtgctacccggaacgtttgacccaagttaaacaatttataggcaacgctaccaaatactaattgagcatatgtaaacttctgacccactgggaatgtgatgaaagaaataaaagctgaaataaatcattatttctactatcattctgacatttgacattattaaaataaagtgatgatcctaactggcctaaaacagggattttttactaggattaaatgtcaggaattgtgaaaaactgagtttaaatgtatttgtctaaacttctgacttcaactgtatgtttgatAACATCCCATTAAATAACGTACAAAAGTCAAGTTGATTCAGATGATCCAGCGAGGGTCGTCCGGCTGTGCAGTGGCTTGAGATTTTTGAAGTCTGCTAGTCAGGTGGCACGTTCAAGAGACTCAAACGAAAAGTAGTAGTGGAAATGGATGTAGACAAAAGGAATATGGAGGCTGACAGTGAAAGTAATAAAGATTCTAATGGAAGTATATTTCCAGGCttggagagatggaaggaagtaGGTTACGAGTTTGAATCCGATGAAGACATCAACAACAAGAGAGGCGGTGCGTCGAGGAAGATTGGGGTCAAGTACAAACAGAATGAGCTGTACTCCAGTAGCACTGGAGGTGAATTGGAAGAGAATAAGGATGAGGTGGCAGGAGTAGTGAAGATCTTGGAGCTCATGATAAAGATGACTGGTCCAATAGGAGAGACGTTTTGGGAGAAAGTGGACCCCTTCCTTTTGGCTGACCCAGTTGGGTACTGTTGAATCGTTGAAAGTAACCTGAAGTGGACTTGTGAAgatttttttgtgtttcttcctcCCAGAGGGAGCGGGCGCGCCGCATCACGTGAATGGGGACAAGACCTGTTATTTGCTTTGCTGTCAAGAATAGAACACCTTTGAAAGGAGTGTTTACTGGGCTAGTGGTAAGGGTGGTGGTGGATCAACTGAAGTTGAAGATTCCTGGTGTCTGTAACGCCCGCCGTATGGTGCGACACAGACCCGGTGGCGAAGGTGGTAAAACAGAAgagtcactgtctgtcttttttaGTTTTGATGCTGAGTCGTTACACGACAAAGTCATTTTAGTATATATCAGTTATCCCGTAAGAGCTTTTGTGCCGAATCCACTACGGTGTTTCAGGTGCCAAGCTTATGgacatgttgcagcagtgtgtaggagggagattcctaaatgtgagaagtgtgcaggagggcatgggacaaaggaatgtgtagtattggTGAAAGAAGCGGTATGTGTTAACTGTAGGGGTGCCtatgttgctggggatcagaagtgtctggtgtgagagaggcaggttgaggttgccagggtCAGAGTTTTACAGAAAGTGTTGTATTCTGAGGCAGTAAAGAAAGTAGAAgaagatgggtcaagggtgaGGGATCCTAAGAGGCTCTTTGTGAGTAGTAGACTTGTGCCAGTACAGAGTCATAGGACTACGAATTAAaagtgcttcagtaaggttggctttttAGTGTTTCATTACCATGGTTATCAACTTTACTGCAGGAATGGAACGTAAGTAACAGAAAATAggtgttgtggtggcagctgcagagaagtacagTACGTGGGATGACGAGATTTTAcagcagaagagttacagggtgtgttgaatgatagtgtcccgtcctcccaggctgtcagccagtcaaaatagtggaatggggtagtgggtttaaatgagtgtagggttagttggcaggGTACTTTTTTCCTTTTCCCTTTCCCATTTTTGTATCACAAAGTATAATGGATTcatactccagtccagttggtggcggtaatgcgcCAAtaatattggatgccaaccgccattAAACTCCACCGAAGAAGATTATTCGGGGAGCGGCAAAGTTACATTATGTAGCATTAATGTAACGTTATCTAATTTGTTTCCTTCGCTATTTAGCTACAGTAATATCTTAACGTTGGGTGTTTCAAGCTACATATTCTACATTTAGCAATCTAGATAGCTATTAGATaggctaactaactaacttaTATCTAATGTAGGTCTGTGgctttatctagctagctaacatgcatTCTACCATAAAACATAGTTTTTAACTTCCAGTGTGGTCCAGTCGTTCTGCATCGCTTCTGGAATGGATTATGGGAAGGAGAGGgttgtggcgttggtggatatgGACTGTTTCTACGTGCAGGTGGAACAGAGGCTGAACCCAGCGCTTAAAAACACCCCGTGTGTGGTCGCACAGTACAAGACATGGAAGGGAGGCGGGTGAGTCACCGACACAGAGATTCTGCTTTCCAAGGCCAATGGAATTGAGAGCGGCGTAGCTAGCATACACACATCAATTCAGAATAAAACATGTAGACCTAGGGGCAATGGGACAGTGGGAGTGAATCGTAGGTGTTTCAGCTTACCCCATGTTTCTTCGTTGTATGGGTCAGGCTGGCTAAGGTTTAACTCCAGTGTCCATTATAATGTAATGGAGACAGTCAGTGGAGTTAAACattagtttacatttacattttacatttaagtcatttagcagacgctcttatccagagcgacttacaaaatggtgcattagTTCAGGCTAGACCTGACTTGTGATGTCTCAGCTCTGCAAAACGTTTGTCTCTCCCATACATTACAGTGTTTTGTTGCATGGACTGCTCAGAAAACATGCCTTGACTATGATACTCACATTTTATCTTTACCCAGTATCATAGCTGTGAGTTATGAGGCCAGGGCCCATGGTGTCACCAGGAACATGTGGGCAGACGATGCCAAGAAACTGTGCCCAGATCTCCAGGTTGCAAGGGTCAGAGAGTCACATGGGAAGGCAGACCTCACCCAGTACGTGGCCATTATACAATATTTTAAATGACTTCAGTGACTAAGTGAATCCCCAGGAACCCCTTCAGAAAGCCTGTAGTGCTAACCAACTAACTGTCATCCCCTGTGTAGTTACCGGGAGGCGAGTGTACAGGTGTTTGAGGTGATGTCACGCTTCGCTGTGCTCGAGAGGGCCAGTATTGACGAGGCCTACATGGACCTGACTGCTGCGGTACAGCAGAGATTGAAAAGCATGACTGACcagcaggtagaccctcagctccTGAAGACCAGCCACGTCCAGGGCTACCCACTGGCTCCTCTTGACCAGGAAGAGGGAGCACAGGACACCACAACTGATAAAGGTGGGTTTTAAACCGTGGTCGTCATTGGGCTGGGATTGGGTTAGTTTACCTCAAGAACTCTAAATGAGTGTCGAGTTTTAGCGTTTCATAAAAATATTTAGGCCTATCTCTTTTAGTGCTGTGTTCTCATTTTATATATGTGGTATCTTGATATTCTAGATCTGTCCACATCCCTGAGTTTCTAATAAAAGACCATGTCATTGCAGATTTTCACATAAAAAATGTGAATTacattttattggtcgcgtacacatatttagcagatgttcctaactccaacagtgcagtaatacccaaCAATACATATAAccccaacacacacgcacacaaaaaaGGGATTAAGAAAtattagaacgagcaatgtcagagttcggaatataaatatacacttagtgtacaaaacacTGCTCTTTACATgacagattgaccaggtgaatccaggcgaaagagacaattgagacgtggattgtgtatgtttgccaTTTCAGAGAATTAATGGGTAACACAAAatctttaagtgcctttgaacggggtatggcagtaaaggccaggcgcaccggtttgtgtcaagaactgcaagcctgctgggtttttcatgctgaacagtttccgtgtgtatcaagaatggtccaccacccaaaggacacccagccttggagacaacatgggccagcatccctgcttttgacaccttgtagagtccatgccctgacgaattgaggatgttctgagggcaaaagggggtgccactcaatattaggaaggtgttcttaatattttgtacactcagtgtatatgatggtgtatatagacattatgggcagtatatgaatagaaaaggtgaacaactgtagttatataggataggcattgactagaatacagtatatacatatgaagtgggtaaaatgGTATGTAAACATGGTGCTCCTCTCCATGGTTTTCCCCAGAAGAGCGAAGGTCCAGTGGGCTGCAGCAGTGGCTGTCCTCTGTGTCAGGGGGCTCTGGCTGTGCAGAGCTGCAGTTGGCTCTGGGGGCTGTGATTGTCGAGGAgatgagggctgcagtggagcagcaCACAGGCTACCGCTGCTCGGCAGGGATATCCCACAACAAGGTCAGTACTCTCTTCCCCTCTCAACACAACCAGTGTGTTTTACCTCTTTCTGTCAATAGTTCAACAAGCTTTCTTGTGTCCTTTCGGTCATGATCACTGAATCCTAACAGAACACAACTGGTCTAAGCAACATGGTGGAAACTTGGCCAGTCCTTTCAGCTGTCAGTTCTAGGCTAGTGTCTGTTTACTTATCATGTCTCCCCAGGTGCTGGCTAAACTAGCCTGTGGTCTGAACAAACCCAACCGCCAGACACTCCTGCCATTAGGCTCTGTTCCAGAGCTCTTCAACTCACTTCCCATTGGCAAAATGTGAGTGTACTGCTAGTTAAAACTAACCGTGTGCTGTAACTGAGAGACAATTGACACAATTACACATCCTTTACTATACATGCAACATAAAATACGATCTTTCCTGGACTACAGGACCATCAGACTATGCAAATGAATACAGAATCAACTTTACAGACTCAGAGATAGACTGATCCGGTCCTGTTGTTCCTCTCTCCAGCCGAAACCTGGGGGGTAAGCTGGGGGCGTCCATCACAGAGACCCTGGAGGTAGAGAACATGGGGGAACTGACCCGCTTCTCTCAGGCCCAGCTGGGACAGCACTTTGGGGACAAGACTGGGtaaacaacacacacttcctTCATGTCATGAAGTATATAAACCACTCTTCCTCAATGAACCACACTTATGTAATACTGTGGATAATTGTAAGTTATTAGCTAAAATTGCAATATTACAATCTGGTGTTGTAAAAGTAACTTTCCTCTTAAAGATGTTATACTATTTGGTGCCAGTGGTggctaatatacagtgccttcgggaaagtattcagaccccttgactttttccagattttgttacgatacagccttattctaaaatgtattaaattggtttttttcctcatcaatctacacacaataccccataatgacaaagcaaaaacttggttagacatttttgctcatttatgaaaaaaaattaaaactgaaatatatttacataagtattcttaccctttactcagtactttgttgaatcaaatcacattttattggtcgcatacacatggttagcagatgttaatgcgagtgtagcgaaatgcttgtgcttctagttccgacagtgcagtaataaccTACAAGTAATCTAACGTTTTCACAACTACTACCTtatttatacacacaagtgtaaagggatgaataagaatatgtacatataaatatatggatgagcgatagccgtgcggcataggcaagatgtagtagatggtatagagtacagtatatacatatgagatgagtaatgtagggtatgtaaacattatataaagtggcattcgtttaaagtgactagtgatacatttattacatccaattattaaagtggctagagatttgagtctgtatgtcggtagcagccactcaatgttagtgatggctgtttaacagtctgatggccttgagatagaagctgtttttcagtgtctcggtcccagctttgatgcacctgtactgaactCGACTTCTgcatgttagcggggtgaacaggcagtgacttgggtggttgttgtccttgatgatcttttggccttcctgtgacatcggatgctgtaggtgtcctggatggcaggtagtttacccccggtgatgcgttgtgcagacctcactaccttctggagagccttacggttgtgggcgaagcagttgccgtaccaggctgtgatacagcatgacaggatgctctcgtcTGTGaacctgtaaaagtttgagtgtttttggtgacaagccaaatttcttcagcctcctgaggttgaagaggcgctgttgcgccttcttcaccacgctgtctgtgtgggtggaccatttcagaagcgcctttggcagtgattacagcatcaattattgggtatgacactacaagcttggcacacctgtatttggggagtttctcgaatcttctctgcagattctctcaagttctgtcagggtggatggggacCGTTGccgcacagcttttttcaggtctctccagagatgttcaatcaggttcaagttcgggctctggctgggccactcaaggacattcagtgacttgtcccgaagccactcctgcattgtcttggctgtatgcgtagggttgttgtcctgttggaaggtgaacctttgcccgaGTCTGAGGACCtgggtgctctggagcaggttttcatcaaggatctctctgtactttgctccgttcgtctttgcctcgatcctgactcatctcccagtccctgccactgaaaacatccccatggtatgatgctgccactaccatgcttcaccgtagggttggtgccaggtttcctccagacgtgatgcttggcattcaggccaacgagttcaatcttggtttcatcagaccagagaatcttgtttctcatggtctgagagtctttaggtgccttttggcaaactccaagcaggctgtcaagaaccatcaggttcttggtcacctccctgaccaagccccttctacgattgctcagtttgtccgggtggccagctttaggaagagtcttggtggttccaaacttcatccatttaaaaatggaggccactgtgttcttggcgaccttcaatgctgcagaaatgttttgttacccttccccagatctgtgcctcggcacaatcctgtctcggagctctacggacaattccttcagcctcatggcttggtttttgctctgacatgcactgtcaactgtgggaccttatatagacaagtgtgtgcctttccaaatcatgtccaatcaattgaatttaccacaggtggactccaggcaagttgtagaaacatctcaaggatgatcaatggaaacaggatgcacctgagcaaagGGTTCCAATTTCATagcaaaggtctgaatacttatgtaaattagatgttttactattctaaaaacctgttttcgctttgtcattatggggtattgtgtgtagattgctgaggatttaaaaaatatatatatattttagaataaggctgtaatgttacacaatgtgtaaaaagtcaaggggtctgaatactttccgaaggcactgtagttccCATATTGATATTAATAAATATTGCTCTCTTCAGCCAGTGGCTGTTTGACTTGTGTCGGGGGATTGACTTGGAGGCAGTGAAGCCCAGACAACTCCCAAAATCCATCGGCTGCAGCAAGAACTTCCCTGGGAAGACATCTCTCACTACTAGGGAGCAGGTACTTGGCtatattctgttcttctgtctGCCTCTGGTGCATCTCAGTAGATTATGGCCAGTCTCCCGTGTTGATTCCTGTTGAGCTCTGTTCCTTCTATGTCTGTTGATGTCTGAATAAAATACTCTGTCTTATCTCCGCAGGTGCAGCACTGGCTCTATCAGCTGGCTCTGGAGCTGGAGGAGAGACTGACCAAGGACAGAGAGCTGGTGAGGGACTTCATCACACCATCTTCTGTTTGTCTCATAGCCCTCCCTGTCTGGTCACACCCTCATGAGACTGAGGGACGGAAGGataatctacagttgaagttggaagtttacatgcaccttagccaaatacatttaaactcagttgttcacaattcctggcatttagtcctagtaaaaattccctgtcttaggtcaccacttcattttaagaatgtgaaatgtcagaataatagtagagagagtgattttatttcagcttttatttctttcatcacattccctgtgggtcagaagtttacatacactcaattagtatttggtatcattccctttaaattgtttaacctgggtcaaatgtttcgggtagccttccacaagcttcccacaataagttgggtgaattttggcccattcctcctgacagagctggtgtagctgagtcaggtttgtaggcctccttgctcgcacacactttttcagttctgcacacagaTTTTCTaccggattgaggtcagggctttgtgatggccactccaataccttgactttgttgtccttaagccattttgccacaactttggaagtatgcttggggtcattgtccatttggaagacccatttgctaccgagctttaacttcctgactgatgtcttgagacgttgcttcaatatatccacataattttctttcttcatgatgccatctacttagtgaagtgcaccagtccctcctgcagcaaagcacccccacaacatgttgctgccacccccgtgcttcacgtttgggatggtgttctttggcttgcaagcctccccctttttccttcaaacataacgatggtcattatggccaaacagttctatttttgtttcatcagaccagaggacatttctccaaaaagtacgatctttgtccacgtgtgcagttgcaaaccgtagtctggcttttttatggcggttttggagcagtgtcgtcttccttgctgagcggcctttcaggttatgtcgatataggactcgttttactgtggatatagattcttttgtacctgtttcctccagcatcttcacaaggtcctttgctgttgttctgagattgatttgcacttttcaccccaaagtacgttcatctttaggagacagaacgcgtctctttcctgagcgttatgatgactacgtggtcccattgtgtttatacttgcgtactattgttagtacagatgaacgtggtaccttcagacgtttggaaattgctcccaatgatgaaccagacttgtggaggtctacaattttttttctgaggtcttggctgatttatttagattttcccatgatgtcaagcaaagaggcactgagtttgaaggtaggccttgaaatacatccacaggtacacctccaattgactcaactgatgtcaattagcctatcagaagcttctaaagccatgacatgattttctggaatgttccaagctgtttaaaggtacagtcaacttagtgtatgtaaacttcttacccactggaatagtgatataagtgaaataatctgttaccaattgttggaaaattacttgtcatgcacaaggtagatgtcctaaccaactttccaaaactatagtttgttaacaagaaatatgtgaagtggttgaaaaactagttttaatgactccaacctaagtgtatgtaaacttccgacttcaactgtacctcccCACCTGCATGCCTGTCACTCCATTCCATTTCTGTCACTCATTCGCTCTCCCTCTGTGTAGAATGGTCGTGTGGCTAAGCAGTTGACTGTGGGTGTAAGGCAGTTGGGTGATAAAAGGCCCAGCAGTTTTTCTCGGTGCTGCTCGTTGGCACGCTACGACGCCACCAAGATCTCCTCGGACAGCTTCGCAATCCTCAAGAGTCTCAACACAGCAGGGAACCATCAGGCAGCATGGCAAGTTGCACAAATGAAGTCTGCCATGACATTAGCTATATATGCAACCAACTCTAGACAGCATGGCAAATATAACACCATTATTTGGAACTCTACAGCTATAGCCACCCTGAAATCTTAACCTTCAGAGACGTTGATTTCCCATGGCTGTCTGTTTTCGAATGTATTTatgtctcactttctctctttctgtctctttttaTCCAGGACTCCTCCCCTCACCCTGCTCCACATTTCGGCCAGTAAATTTAATGATTCACCCTCAGCCGGGGCCGGAGGAATCACCAGCTTCCTGTCCAGTGATGTCACTTCCACCCAGGCCTCCACTCAGTCTTGCTCTGGTTCAAAGAAGGACTCCACCCCCAAGAGACCCGGCGCCATCCAGTCCTTCTTCCAAAGATctgcagagaaacagaggaaggagggagaggaagaagagaatgATGGGGGCTATGGAACCTTTCTCCCGCCTTCCTCTTTTCCTGTGTCTTTCTCTGCAGTAGAGAGGAGTGTGTCTGAGAAAGAAAAAACAACTGTCTCTAGTACATCTTGTCACTCTTCTTCTGTTGTCAGTTCATCAGCCAGCCCCCATACTGGCATCACTTCCTTCTTTCAGAGGAAGACTCTTGGGAGAAACCAGCAGCCCGTAACCGCAGCCTCACACAGCGACAGTCTCGCAACAGGCAGAACAAGATGTTCCACAGTAGGATATGATACAATAGGGAGTGTCCAACTTTTAACAGACACAGTGGGGTGTGAAATAGCAGGAAGTTACACAGCTCCGGGAGCTGAAACATGTGACGAGCAGACTGCGAACGTAAAAGGAAAACACACGAAACACACTCAACTCACTAGTTCTAACCAAGCAGAGGACCAATCTCTGGGGTCTGGGGAGGGAACTTGTACTCTATCAGAGGAAAAACAGTCTGAGGGGTCAGAGATGCCCTACCAACCCCCTTCTGACCCGCCTCAGTGCCATGCCATTGTGGCCAAAGAGGACCTGCTGACCTGTGAGTGCTGTGGCCAGGACGTGCTGGCCTGGGAGATGCCTGAACATAATGACTACCACTTTGCCTTGGACCTACAGAACTCTTTCTCCTCTGCAAGCACAACCACCAATGCCTCTcttcattcctcctctctctcaactgCCTCCCGCCCCCCTCTCAGGGCAGGCGCCCTTCAGTTGTCCCGGGGAAAGACGCGGGCTAGGGGCCAGTCAACACCGCAGCCTAAACGGCCCCGCTCCCAAGGTGGTGCTACTGGTACGCTGGACTCCTTCTTCAAGAGGAGCTGAGGACGAGGTAGAGGACAAGAAGAGAATGACCATGAAAGGAGGTAGAGAATACACTGTGCTGGACTGGTTACTTCTGCTGATGCTATTTAAACTGACCAACAATATTCTAAACTCACTGCCAAAACAATTTGTGATTGTATGGCGAGATGCTGTTTAATTGTAATGGCAATTATTGTACAGAATAAATATTTTTACCTATAGAAAATTTGCATATTTTATGATGGCTCTACAGATATTGATGAAGCCATACTTTCCTGGATGTCCTCTTTCAAGGGATATGTTGTCTTGAGAAGCTTGTACATTTCTG is a window of Salmo salar chromosome ssa18, Ssal_v3.1, whole genome shotgun sequence DNA encoding:
- the polh gene encoding DNA polymerase eta — translated: MDYGKERVVALVDMDCFYVQVEQRLNPALKNTPCVVAQYKTWKGGGIIAVSYEARAHGVTRNMWADDAKKLCPDLQVARVRESHGKADLTHYREASVQVFEVMSRFAVLERASIDEAYMDLTAAVQQRLKSMTDQQVDPQLLKTSHVQGYPLAPLDQEEGAQDTTTDKEERRSSGLQQWLSSVSGGSGCAELQLALGAVIVEEMRAAVEQHTGYRCSAGISHNKVLAKLACGLNKPNRQTLLPLGSVPELFNSLPIGKIRNLGGKLGASITETLEVENMGELTRFSQAQLGQHFGDKTGQWLFDLCRGIDLEAVKPRQLPKSIGCSKNFPGKTSLTTREQVQHWLYQLALELEERLTKDRELNGRVAKQLTVGVRQLGDKRPSSFSRCCSLARYDATKISSDSFAILKSLNTAGNHQAAWTPPLTLLHISASKFNDSPSAGAGGITSFLSSDVTSTQASTQSCSGSKKDSTPKRPGAIQSFFQRSAEKQRKEGEEEENDGGYGTFLPPSSFPVSFSAVERSVSEKEKTTVSSTSCHSSSVVSSSASPHTGITSFFQRKTLGRNQQPVTAASHSDSLATGRTRCSTVGYDTIGSVQLLTDTVGCEIAGSYTAPGAETCDEQTANVKGKHTKHTQLTSSNQAEDQSLGSGEGTCTLSEEKQSEGSEMPYQPPSDPPQCHAIVAKEDLLTCECCGQDVLAWEMPEHNDYHFALDLQNSFSSASTTTNASLHSSSLSTASRPPLRAGALQLSRGKTRARGQSTPQPKRPRSQGGATGTLDSFFKRS